The genomic stretch tccacacttccacacctctgagaagtgtagaactaagtaaagaatgacaaagggttcatgactgggggaaaagtgcgacaatatccttactttgtcggacttttccacacttccacacctctgagaagtgtggaactaagtaaagaatgacaaggggttcatgactgggggaaaagtgcgacaatatccttactttgtcggactattccaacttccacacctctgagaagtgtggaactaagtaaagaatgacaagaagttcatgactgggggaaaagtgagacattatccttactttgtcggactattccacacttccacacctctgagaagtgtggaactaggtaaagaatgacaaagggttcatgactgggggaaaagtgcgacaatatccttactttgtcggactattccacacttccacacctctgagaagtgtggaactaagtaaagaatgacaaagggttcatgactggggaaaagtgagacattatccttactttgtcggacttttccacacttccacacctttGAGAAGTGTAGaagtaagtaaagaatgacaaagggttcatgactagGGGAAAGTGCGACAAAATCCTTACTTTGCCAGACTactccacacttccagacctctgagaagtgtggaactaagtaagaagtgaagaaactctggatttcatggccAGTGCTGGACATGGCTCTTATTTTGCCCTCAAAAACTCTGTGCAGTAAGTTCACAGATGATATATTGTAACAGTTGACCAATTTACCGGAAGTTGAGgggaaatttttcatttctgttGCTAAGAAAAACGACTGGCAACATATATAGTTATGTATCAAAATCCAAGGGGCTATAGAGaggttatttaacaattattcctcaagcccgaatgggctctgagtcaatagcctatgAGGCCGCAGGCCCaattggctattgactcagaggccatgagggcaagaggaataatcgttttagtaaaatccagctagttggtcaaaaatattgagaatagaaaaaaagttagctacttaaagctagactttaatccttttttgctgccaaaaagtgcttttcgctactagtaggctataacatatagcctagtagtagctcaaccaatcagaatgcagcattgataatagaccactagatggattttactaattagcGTTAGGCTTCCACAACCATTTTACAGGTGTAGACTGCGGTGATTTAAAATGGCGGGTGAGGAGGTCTTTCATGGCTGTATTGTCAAAAAACAGTTGATGTTGAGAAGAAAATAAGCTTTTCACACTCAAAAAGGATTAATTATTGCATGACTGATTCATCTTGACTTACGGGAACTGCTCTTTTGGGGGAATGGATGATAATAAATTTCTTCATGAAATTTGGCAAATACATCAAGCCCATATTAATGAAGAGATCTGTGTTCAACCAAAGGTTAGAATAATTGCTGTACAGCTGAGTTATTGagttattacaatttacaaaaatagCAAATTGTGCCCCTAAGGTGGATTATTTGGAGCTGAGTCGTGGTCCAACTCAGGATTATTCTATTTTACGTCCTTATTTGTGccacattttttcttttaacaataaCTCTATAAAGGAACATagcatatttatttttatacattttaGTTCCTCAAGGACCCAGGAATACTGTCAATGTACTGATAATATAAAGAAATCACCCATTAAATGActattcaaaacaatgaaaaatgtgCCAATTTTGCTGTTGCAGATACCTTAATGTAAACTAAGTAAAATCCTgattattttcactttttatccaaagtgctttttcttttctttcaaggtagtttcaaagtttttttttcaacagtatttataaataaaaacaaagaatttgagcacttttttttattgtgtaaGGTATTGTGAAGTTTGTGCTTTGTGTAAAATATACATGAACGATCAACTCTcttatatacatatatacactgtaaaatttaaataacaataattttattgattgatttattacAAGCTTGTCTTGTCTTCTTTTACTTGGggttttctctttccctttttcccAGATTTATAACATCTGTTGTGTTGATCCGCTTCCAAAGTTTTCTGTTCAaatagggaaaagaaaaaataattaggtTACACAAAAACCTTCCATGACCTCTAAAGGCCACAAATTTCCAAagcaaaattaacaaaaaccacacatgtacatgtagcactTCATTCCTCAGACACTTGTGATATCActtttgatgttaaaaatataattatcaaTTAACTATTgtaatcaatttatttttgatGTTATCCTCTCCTCAcaagaaaaggaataaaacagGTTGTTATTTGGATCCCAATTGATATATAGAGGATGTTACACGGTGGCgcaaagatatgaattttattttcgagtggcaaaacaatattttacgaacgagcgcagcgagtgagtaaaataattattgtttttgccacgagaaaataaaattcatatcttcaagccgccgtgtaatgttctttttattatatagacaaaaagacatcgataacacaatagatttttattcgccaatgcaaaaagtaattgtgacggctCAAATTTACAGTACATTAATATAAGACATTGCTTACAATAATCTTGATaaataacactgagctgaatagaatagggctctacaatgacaaaatataagtaaagctttgaaaaatttgtaattaaaattcaaaggatGCCTGACGCccacaaattttggagggaaattaccgaaattacgtcatcgataaactcacgtgtgagattatggaaaataaaccactcgggtcccagatgtagtttttatgaattttacgagtggtatattttccagcaaaacactcgtgtctatataataaaaaccCCTCAAGTACCTACCCTACTGATGAAAGGTGAACCACACCCCTGGAGACAGGGTAGACGTCTCTTTTCAAAAGAGACAGGACAGTGAAGGACTGACTAAGCTTTGAGATGGGGCCTATTTAATATTAGTATTTCATCCTTCTCTAAGAAGACTTGAATGTCTAatcattaatattttaaagATGCCAGTGCAAACGCAGAACATTCTACACAATTATTGTTGGATGAGGCTTTTGTGATAAATGGAATAATCAAGGACAAGGTGAGCATCATATCAGCCATGCTGAAGGCTGAGGCTAATAAAACTTACCAAGACCTtaattatttaggatatcacaaaaattgtttgattatacattgttttgaaaaaataacaaacacacTGTTGCAAGGAACAGAATTAATGTTCTTGGAAATCATGCGTGCCCAACCAAATGATTAGTCAGCTATCTGCTAACAGGTATTAAACTGGGTCaggctgatttccaaaattaactgtaggctctgATCTTAGCAAATAAGAAAACAGATAGTATAATATGTCATTATTTtgagaccctgagtgttggacAAACACAAACCCACCAGTAACAAATTGAACAATTggtaacaaattaaatgaagtGGTTTTAAATAAACTcttaataacaatattaaaacATTGGCAATAACTAGATATTTCAATGAAACATTGCCAGTTATGTTCCTTATACATGATAAATAAACTGTTGACAGTATTTCTCACTGGTCAGAAATACTTGCCTGGcatctttttctttcactttactCCTTTCTAACATTGATTGTAGCTCCTCCTCAAGCTCCTATAAACAGGGATAACTGATCTAAGAATAACTGCATACAAGAGGATCACATCAAATAATACAGtcattttttaataacaaaTATACAAACTAGCCAAATTTACTAATCACTGTCGACTTCTGTCACTGAGGAAATAATATGACAATCTGCACTTAGTGAGTGTTAAAAAATTCAGTTAATTattcagaaaatgaaaaaaattcaaaaattcaaaaactgaacaaaaaatgaTTGTCACaccaaatgaaaaaatattggTGTAATTATAAAACTGATACTGTATTTTTTATTAGCATGACAAAAGAGGAATGCATCTTATGACAACTACTTTACTACATAAGAAACTCCTCAAGTTCAGAACTGTCAAAGCAAACAAGCTGAGAATTGACAAATTAACAGAATGGCCTTGTATAAGGTGACTATAGTGCAGTGGTTtgatccactggataaatcactatctggaggtaaaaaaaaatccactctTTATAAGATGAACTCTTTTCAAAGATGCTGGTcatgacaaaaaataattttaatcgaaaacacaaataaaaattaGTTATTATGTACAACTAGTTTTAACGAAGATTGCGATCTCACCTTAATTGTCTGCTCTAAGAATTCATTCTGTTTGAGTAACTTCTGTATGTCCACCTATCAGAAATATTAGGGATTGGTTAAAATGAGGATGTCTGCACACAGTATGTATAACTTACGGTACATGAACACCACACTTGCAATCATAATTatggaaactttatttctaAAGGTACAAAATAATTCAGCAGGGATGTAGATAATGGACGGGAGCTGGAGAAAATACCCAGCTGTCAACATGATTTTTCTGGCTGATAAAAACACTGCAGTCTTTAAAAAGGCAACCATAATATTTTTCTTCTCATATTACCCACCCATCAAATGCCATTTCCCTTCTGTTCTAAATTTAAGCTACATCCCTGATTTGATCAGCCCACTCAAGTTTAATCCCTGATGATACCATTGATTGGTGAAAGCTTGGATTCCaggtttattttttaatcagcAGTCATTTGAAcaatatttaattattattaacgaCAATGTTCATAGAAAAAGATGGTCACATCACCTCTGTTTCTTTAATGCACTGCTCAAGATGCTGACAGACAGTGATAGGAACACAGTACTCTTTCTGGTGTCTCTTGATGTCATCAATGCAATCTAACTGAGCTAAAATCTGTAGAATTACAAAATTAATCAAAaccacaaaaaatatattttcatagGTCTCTGAATTAAATTAAGATGAAAATTACCAGTATTGAGGGGATGATAATGTATTCAACAAACAACAGTTACAGTGTATCTTGGCCTTTAACAAGACTAATACTACTTTCAAGGTCCATTAAGTGGGAAAGGTATAATCAGGGACAACTAGCTTCCAATGTTGTTTAGTGACGTTTTTTTTGGTGGATTTGTCCAATGTTGAGACCAAATGAAAGAAAGAGGGAAAAGGAAGTCGAGAACAGCATCCAATAATTAGAGCAAAGTTTACGCAGGAGGCCTGTTCGCAGAATACCTCTTTCAGTTCTAGAAAGTGTCTGAATACAGTGGCCTCTACCACAACTTGttaaatgcaaatttatatATTCAGAATTGAACACATGATATACTGTATTTATATGGTCAAACCTGTGCATGTAACTCTTCCACTTGCTCTTCTAAGTCCTTTGGAACTTCTTCAATGTGAACAGATACTTTTGCTTGAGACTCAGctgttaagaaaacaaaatattgccAAAAAATGCATGTGTTGCTTTGCCCAAAGGCTCTATTAGTATCAGAGTTCAATCAAAGTTGTTGTATCAGCAACAGGTTAACCTTCAACATTTTTACATCATACTTTTAATAGAAGACTTGAATAAGGAAAAAGGCAACATTTCATAAATTTGTGAGTTTCTTACCAACTTTGACATTGATGTCTGACTCTTCTGAAGCTTTCAACTCTTCATCTCGAAGGACTGCCGTCAATCTGTTACCAAATGTGAGAGAACACTATGTTTTACTAAATTTTAGGGTAATTAATGAGTCAATATTCCTCCAGAAATGGCTTGTTTTTATGGGATATAAGCACTGTACATGAGACTGTATTTCAAGCCTTCAACTCTTTATCTCAAAGGACACATAAATCAGCGACTCAGTCAATCTGTTACCAATAATGTAAGAGGACACTATGTTTTACTAAATTTTGTGGTGAGTCATTACAccagaaatatatttttttatggaCATCTAATTACCAATGTACATGAGAATGTATGAAAGTTCTGATACACAAAATGTAGGtgtaattaataatattaaaaaggGGCTGTATAAGTCAAGGCTGTATGTACATGCATCATGTCTAGTTCattttaatattaaataaaatatattgcCAAAATGCTTTTTCATGCAATTATGGAAGTTAACCTTTAGGAAGGAATTTACTTGTGAATGataaaatcacagcttcttgtCACGATAAGGCTGCAGACAATAAACAATCTTTGTCAACAAACATGCCTGCCAAACAGTACAACTGTATTATATCAACTTGTTGCTagcaaacaacaaattaaatgaacTACCCTACAATCCACCCTATTATCTTTCTCAAGTTTTAATCCATCTGTGCACGTGCCTTTTTTGTATTAAGTATAAAATACCTTGCATTTTCCTCTAGGAGAAGCCTTGCCTCTTTTTCTAAGTTTTCAACTCTTTTTTCCTCCTCTTTCAGTTTATCTGAGGTGGAGGGATTTTCGGAAAGGCTGTCTATATGATGATATAGTACTTTATGCTGTGACGGTTTTTGTGTGTCCAACAAATGTGACATGTAGCTGTCATACTCATCCTGGAGAGAAATTCCAATAATTGGTTGGTTTTCTTTTGACAAAAGAATAGTGAACATGCAGTTACGTGAAAATGTCAGaggtcaaaatttaaaaaatatcaactACGAATTAAATTTTGACTTACAACATAAATTATATAAATGCATGAAGGTAACGTTATAGTTCCTTTTGAATAGAAAGAAGCTCATGCACATGAAAGGCTTCCAAACTTAATAGTCACATGCATGTACACATCTGACTATACAATTTAGTTTGATACATTTTAGCATAACAAACAGTTTATTGAACCACAAAGGGAAAAGGAACATAAATTAAAATAGTCCACAAATAAAAAGTAGGAAAATTCAATAATCACTTTTAATGTAACTGTTTTCTAATCTCATCCAACAATGGCTCAGCAGCAGTTGTTTCTTAATTCATGTGTCAAATAAATGTAGGCAGTCTTTTTGGATGACTTAATAGGTTTTATACCATTCCAATCTATCATCACTTCTAATCATCACTTCAAGATAAAACTAGTACATGTTTGGTTGTACTCACTTTAATCTTCCTTAAAAGAGGTCCAAATGTACTTGACTGTCCAATAATCTCATCAAAACACCTGTTATATAACTGAAGTCTGTGAAAATTTGGTCCTCTGTGACTTGATGTCTCTAGGGCGGCTAATTGCTATATATAGGTAATGATGAAAAAAATGTCTGGACATCAATTTTGCTAAATATTTAAGTGAGTTTATGAAGGTCCATTTTTTCGGTGACATATCAGAGAATACTGGCCGTGAAGCAGCACATCAAACTGATGTTGACCTTCCTGGGTATTCTCTACTTGTCCCTGGGTTCCAGGAAAAGTAGGGATTGTAAAGACATACGGGAAGCAGGATACGTAAGTCTCTTGCAAGTACATGtacaagaacaaaagaaagtacaTCTGTACAAGAGTTAGAGTATAACAAGGAACATGGCCTGAGGGCCAGTAGTGTAAATGTACACAATGTCATTTAAGCTAGTATGCAACCATGAAGAGTGTGAGAAATTTTTTTACATGTTAATTAcgggtcaaatttgatttcaggttaattttgatttaacctaggttgatgtCGATAATTGTTTAAATTCTTTCCAATAAAATTATTTCCaatgtctcctagccctagaaaaccaagaaattaagaatcaacctacctaggttaaaaaattttaacctgaaattaaatttgACAGGTctgttaacataaaaaaaacaatgtaaatgtGTATGATCAAAGTTGTAAGGCGTGGTTACTGAGGGTAACAATAGAAATAAAGAACCAGTGgggcaataataataatcaaagttgaaaattaTGAGAATCATAACACACTTACGGTGTAGTTGCTTCTTTATTCAACAGGTCAGATCAAACCAATTagattgaaaattgttttacTTCGATTCATGGCAATGTTTTCATTAAATAGTATATGGACTttttagaactaattttttaaattatttttatactttctCAAACCTCATTcatcaaaaaaagtttttatgcTGGGGTTTACAATGTAAATTTACAGATAGCTGGCTAAAATACCTTTGCAAGCTTGTGTTCCAAGTTTCGTGCATTTTTTTCTCCTGTTAATACTCCTTTGTCATGTGCATCTCCCAAGTTCATCACCTCATCACCAAACTTCCGAAAGCTGGTGAACTGCTCTGTTTTGGTCGGGTAACTTAGGTAAGTCACAACAAATGCTTGTCGAGGAAGAAAATCTTCCACCTTGGACTTCTCCCGAGAAGTTAAAGCTaattgaattttgaaaaaaaagaactcaGCGTCAAATAAAGTAATCGTTTAACAACCAAACTCACAATAAAAGCCAAATTTTGGAACGTAAAATACTATAAACATTTACTCATATAATTAGTATTACACACACATCACAGTGCCAACCACTCCTCTATATTAATATGAACTTTTTTCCAATTACAATTTAACAAGGCAATTAACAATGAACATATGATTTTGGTGATAGCATAATGTGAACCACGTAGCTCTTCA from Porites lutea chromosome 1, jaPorLute2.1, whole genome shotgun sequence encodes the following:
- the LOC140923704 gene encoding uncharacterized protein C6orf118-like translates to MADNKRESSSLKNLLETVYEVHRKDIKTYTSGHLNSSKLLKPPEARHKRWETADKPPIRLKPPCRLTDLPVRKGELSATELRHKTMADRLVEFSLGPVRNLPLRNELRTDSEGFKETSIMANEESSKSDKLTGDKVLVEELRLPEIMIPAVTKTKALTSREKSKVEDFLPRQAFVVTYLSYPTKTEQFTSFRKFGDEVMNLGDAHDKGVLTGEKNARNLEHKLAKQLAALETSSHRGPNFHRLQLYNRCFDEIIGQSSTFGPLLRKIKDEYDSYMSHLLDTQKPSQHKVLYHHIDSLSENPSTSDKLKEEEKRVENLEKEARLLLEENARLTAVLRDEELKASEESDINVKVAESQAKVSVHIEEVPKDLEEQVEELHAQILAQLDCIDDIKRHQKEYCVPITVCQHLEQCIKETEVDIQKLLKQNEFLEQTIKELEEELQSMLERSKVKEKDARKLWKRINTTDVINLGKRERENPK